A region from the Papio anubis isolate 15944 chromosome 6, Panubis1.0, whole genome shotgun sequence genome encodes:
- the LOC103883559 gene encoding uncharacterized protein LOC103883559 isoform X6 translates to MLVPGHPGGSHRSAVGLLCEKGPAAASLVQIRCQTVFLRIHPNRSLTSPCGSPGPPSRPEPKCLGSWERPAPFFSSLSTSSHFRLLTVPKQPTKTLRELGPGPEAENGRKKRSGRTIKENPFFDCFKFFEILLRVDTQIT, encoded by the exons ATGCTGGTCCCCGGGCATCCCGGAGGTTCCCACAGGTCTGCAGTGGGCCTACTTTGCGAAAAGGGCCCAGCTGCGGCGAGCCTCGTTCAAATCAGATGCCAGACAGTGTTTCTTCGGATCCATCCAAATAGGTCCCTAACTTCTCCTTGTGGGAGCCCTGGGCCTCCTTCCAGGCCGGAACCCAAGTGTTTAGGCAGctgggaaagaccggccccctTTTTCAGTTCTCTCTCGACCTCTAGCCACTTCCGGTTGCTAACGGTTCCCAAGCAGCCCACGAAAACGCTACGTGAGCTGGGCCCTGGGCCAGAGGCAGAAAACGGACGGAAGAAAAGGTCTGGCCG GACCATTAAAGAAAATCCTTTCTTTGACTGTTtcaaattctttgaaatattgCTCAG GGTTGATACACAGATTACATGA
- the LOC103883559 gene encoding uncharacterized protein LOC103883559 isoform X1, giving the protein MLVPGHPGGSHRSAVGLLCEKGPAAASLVQIRCQTVFLRIHPNRSLTSPCGSPGPPSRPEPKCLGSWERPAPFFSSLSTSSHFRLLTVPKQPTKTLRELGPGPEAENGRKKRSGRTIKENPFFDCFKFFEILLSFLSTSPACFLDDTCHRSTFLNFLNSPEYSNMPLAHHPTSEN; this is encoded by the exons ATGCTGGTCCCCGGGCATCCCGGAGGTTCCCACAGGTCTGCAGTGGGCCTACTTTGCGAAAAGGGCCCAGCTGCGGCGAGCCTCGTTCAAATCAGATGCCAGACAGTGTTTCTTCGGATCCATCCAAATAGGTCCCTAACTTCTCCTTGTGGGAGCCCTGGGCCTCCTTCCAGGCCGGAACCCAAGTGTTTAGGCAGctgggaaagaccggccccctTTTTCAGTTCTCTCTCGACCTCTAGCCACTTCCGGTTGCTAACGGTTCCCAAGCAGCCCACGAAAACGCTACGTGAGCTGGGCCCTGGGCCAGAGGCAGAAAACGGACGGAAGAAAAGGTCTGGCCG GACCATTAAAGAAAATCCTTTCTTTGACTGTTtcaaattctttgaaatattgCTCAG CTTTTTAAGCACAAGCCCAGCCTGCTTTCTGGATGACACCTGCCACAGGTCAACCTTCCTGAACTTCCTAAATAGCCCAGAATATTCAAATATGCCCCTGGCTCATCATCCAACTTCGGAGAATTAA
- the ZSCAN16 gene encoding zinc finger and SCAN domain-containing protein 16 isoform X3, with protein sequence MVTTFYALGVSLRQDSKRFSLTQSLLTEPRMTTALEPEERKGLPIIKAEDHYWGQDSSSPKCSPHRRELCRQHFRKLCYQDAPGPREALTQLWELCRQWLRPECHTKEQILDLLVLEQFLSILPKDLQAWVQAHHPETGEEAVTVLEDLERELDEPGKQVPGNSERQDILMDKLAPLGRPYESLTVQLHPKKTQLEQEAGKPQRNGCLLLKHTIGPVCVLFVCYR encoded by the exons aTGGTAACAACTTTTTATGCCTTAGGAGTGTCTCTGAGGCAGGATTCTAAGAGATTCTCTTTGACTCAATCTCTCCTGACAGAGCCCAGAATGACCACAGCCCTGGAACCTGAGGAACGAAAAGGACTTCCGATAATTAAGGCAGAAGACCATTACTGGGGACAGGATTCCAGCTCACCAAAGTGCAGTCCTCACAGGAGGGAACTCTGTAGAcagcacttcaggaagctctGCTATCAGGATGCACCTGGACCCCGTGAAGCTCTTACCCAGCTGTGGGAGCTCTGCCGTCAGTGGTTGAGGCCAGAATGCCACACCAAGGAGCAGATTTTAGACCTGCTGGTGCTAGAACAGTTCCTGAGCATTCTTCCTAAAGACCTGCAAGCATGGGTGCAGGCACACCATCCAGAGACTGGAGAGGAGGCAGTGACTGTGCTGGAGGATCTGGAGAGAGAGCTTGATGAACCTGGAAAGCAG GTCCCAGGCAATTCAGAGAGACAGGACATACTCATGGACAAGTTGGCCCCCTTGGGAAGGCCATATGAATCACTGACTGTCCAGCTTCATCCCAAGAAGACCCAACTGGAGCAGGAAGCTGGGAAACCACAAAGGAATG GCTGTTTGCTTCTGAAACATACAATAGGACCCGTTTGTGTACTGTTTGTTTGTTACAGGTGA
- the LOC103883559 gene encoding uncharacterized protein LOC103883559 isoform X3 → MLVPGHPGGSHRSAVGLLCEKGPAAASLVQIRCQTVFLRIHPNRSLTSPCGSPGPPSRPEPKCLGSWERPAPFFSSLSTSSHFRLLTVPKQPTKTLRELGPGPEAENGRKKRSGRKSTLGVAKIIFLTIAEASLNSRKDKIRNVSFPFKDLNTF, encoded by the exons ATGCTGGTCCCCGGGCATCCCGGAGGTTCCCACAGGTCTGCAGTGGGCCTACTTTGCGAAAAGGGCCCAGCTGCGGCGAGCCTCGTTCAAATCAGATGCCAGACAGTGTTTCTTCGGATCCATCCAAATAGGTCCCTAACTTCTCCTTGTGGGAGCCCTGGGCCTCCTTCCAGGCCGGAACCCAAGTGTTTAGGCAGctgggaaagaccggccccctTTTTCAGTTCTCTCTCGACCTCTAGCCACTTCCGGTTGCTAACGGTTCCCAAGCAGCCCACGAAAACGCTACGTGAGCTGGGCCCTGGGCCAGAGGCAGAAAACGGACGGAAGAAAAGGTCTGGCCG GAAATCTACTCTTGGGGTAGCCAAAATCATCTTTCTTACCATTGCAGAAGCCTCCCTAAATTCAAGGAAGGATAAGATCAGAAACGTGAGTTTCCCCTTTAAAGATCTGAACACTTTCTAA
- the LOC103883559 gene encoding uncharacterized protein LOC103883559 isoform X9, whose product MLVPGHPGGSHRSAVGLLCEKGPAAASLVQIRCQTVFLRIHPNRSLTSPCGSPGPPSRPEPKCLGSWERPAPFFSSLSTSSHFRLLTVPKQPTKTLRELGPGPEAENGRKKRSGRSLPKFKEG is encoded by the exons ATGCTGGTCCCCGGGCATCCCGGAGGTTCCCACAGGTCTGCAGTGGGCCTACTTTGCGAAAAGGGCCCAGCTGCGGCGAGCCTCGTTCAAATCAGATGCCAGACAGTGTTTCTTCGGATCCATCCAAATAGGTCCCTAACTTCTCCTTGTGGGAGCCCTGGGCCTCCTTCCAGGCCGGAACCCAAGTGTTTAGGCAGctgggaaagaccggccccctTTTTCAGTTCTCTCTCGACCTCTAGCCACTTCCGGTTGCTAACGGTTCCCAAGCAGCCCACGAAAACGCTACGTGAGCTGGGCCCTGGGCCAGAGGCAGAAAACGGACGGAAGAAAAGGTCTGGCCG AAGCCTCCCTAAATTCAAGGAAGGATAA
- the ZSCAN16 gene encoding zinc finger and SCAN domain-containing protein 16 isoform X1 encodes MVTTFYALGVSLRQDSKRFSLTQSLLTEPRMTTALEPEERKGLPIIKAEDHYWGQDSSSPKCSPHRRELCRQHFRKLCYQDAPGPREALTQLWELCRQWLRPECHTKEQILDLLVLEQFLSILPKDLQAWVQAHHPETGEEAVTVLEDLERELDEPGKQVPGNSERQDILMDKLAPLGRPYESLTVQLHPKKTQLEQEAGKPQRNGDKTRTKNEELFQKEDMPKDKEFLGEINDRLNKDTPQHPKSKDIMENEGRSEWQQRERRRYKCDECGKSFSHSSDLSKHRRTHTGEKPYKCDECGKAFIQRSHLIGHHRVHTGVKPYKCKECGKDFSGRTGLIQHQRIHTGEKPYECDECGRPFRVSSALIRHQRIHTANKLY; translated from the exons aTGGTAACAACTTTTTATGCCTTAGGAGTGTCTCTGAGGCAGGATTCTAAGAGATTCTCTTTGACTCAATCTCTCCTGACAGAGCCCAGAATGACCACAGCCCTGGAACCTGAGGAACGAAAAGGACTTCCGATAATTAAGGCAGAAGACCATTACTGGGGACAGGATTCCAGCTCACCAAAGTGCAGTCCTCACAGGAGGGAACTCTGTAGAcagcacttcaggaagctctGCTATCAGGATGCACCTGGACCCCGTGAAGCTCTTACCCAGCTGTGGGAGCTCTGCCGTCAGTGGTTGAGGCCAGAATGCCACACCAAGGAGCAGATTTTAGACCTGCTGGTGCTAGAACAGTTCCTGAGCATTCTTCCTAAAGACCTGCAAGCATGGGTGCAGGCACACCATCCAGAGACTGGAGAGGAGGCAGTGACTGTGCTGGAGGATCTGGAGAGAGAGCTTGATGAACCTGGAAAGCAG GTCCCAGGCAATTCAGAGAGACAGGACATACTCATGGACAAGTTGGCCCCCTTGGGAAGGCCATATGAATCACTGACTGTCCAGCTTCATCCCAAGAAGACCCAACTGGAGCAGGAAGCTGGGAAACCACAAAGGAATG GTGATAAAACTAGGACTAAGAATGAAGAGTTGTTCCAGAAGGAAGATATGCCCAAAGACAAGGAATTCCTTGGGGAGATAAATGACAGACTgaacaaagatactcctcagcATCCTAAGTCCAAAGATATTATGGAAAATGAGGGCAGATCAGAATGGCAACAGAGGGAAAGAAGACGATATAAATGTGATGAATGTGGGAAAAGTTTCAGTCATAGCTCAGACCTTAGTAAACACAGgagaactcacactggagagaagccctataAATGTGACGAGTGTGGAAAAGCCTTCATTCAGCGCTCACATCTCATTGGACATCATAGAGTACACACTGGAGtaaaaccctataaatgtaaagaatgtgggaaagaTTTCAGTGGGCGCACAGGTCTTATTCAACATCAGAGAATCCACACAGgtgaaaaaccctatgaatgtgaTGAGTGTGGAAGACCTTTCCGAGTAAGTTCAGCTCTTATTAGACATCAAAGAATTCATACAGCAAATAAACTCTACTAA
- the LOC103883559 gene encoding uncharacterized protein LOC103883559 isoform X5 — MLVPGHPGGSHRSAVGLLCEKGPAAASLVQIRCQTVFLRIHPNRSLTSPCGSPGPPSRPEPKCLGSWERPAPFFSSLSTSSHFRLLTVPKQPTKTLRELGPGPEAENGRKKRSGRKSTLGVAKIIFLTIAEASLNSRKDKIRNDH; from the exons ATGCTGGTCCCCGGGCATCCCGGAGGTTCCCACAGGTCTGCAGTGGGCCTACTTTGCGAAAAGGGCCCAGCTGCGGCGAGCCTCGTTCAAATCAGATGCCAGACAGTGTTTCTTCGGATCCATCCAAATAGGTCCCTAACTTCTCCTTGTGGGAGCCCTGGGCCTCCTTCCAGGCCGGAACCCAAGTGTTTAGGCAGctgggaaagaccggccccctTTTTCAGTTCTCTCTCGACCTCTAGCCACTTCCGGTTGCTAACGGTTCCCAAGCAGCCCACGAAAACGCTACGTGAGCTGGGCCCTGGGCCAGAGGCAGAAAACGGACGGAAGAAAAGGTCTGGCCG GAAATCTACTCTTGGGGTAGCCAAAATCATCTTTCTTACCATTGCAGAAGCCTCCCTAAATTCAAGGAAGGATAAGATCAGAAAC GACCATTAA
- the LOC103883559 gene encoding uncharacterized protein LOC103883559 isoform X2: protein MLVPGHPGGSHRSAVGLLCEKGPAAASLVQIRCQTVFLRIHPNRSLTSPCGSPGPPSRPEPKCLGSWERPAPFFSSLSTSSHFRLLTVPKQPTKTLRELGPGPEAENGRKKRSGRFLSTSPACFLDDTCHRSTFLNFLNSPEYSNMPLAHHPTSEN, encoded by the exons ATGCTGGTCCCCGGGCATCCCGGAGGTTCCCACAGGTCTGCAGTGGGCCTACTTTGCGAAAAGGGCCCAGCTGCGGCGAGCCTCGTTCAAATCAGATGCCAGACAGTGTTTCTTCGGATCCATCCAAATAGGTCCCTAACTTCTCCTTGTGGGAGCCCTGGGCCTCCTTCCAGGCCGGAACCCAAGTGTTTAGGCAGctgggaaagaccggccccctTTTTCAGTTCTCTCTCGACCTCTAGCCACTTCCGGTTGCTAACGGTTCCCAAGCAGCCCACGAAAACGCTACGTGAGCTGGGCCCTGGGCCAGAGGCAGAAAACGGACGGAAGAAAAGGTCTGGCCG CTTTTTAAGCACAAGCCCAGCCTGCTTTCTGGATGACACCTGCCACAGGTCAACCTTCCTGAACTTCCTAAATAGCCCAGAATATTCAAATATGCCCCTGGCTCATCATCCAACTTCGGAGAATTAA
- the ZSCAN16 gene encoding zinc finger and SCAN domain-containing protein 16 isoform X2: MTTALEPEERKGLPIIKAEDHYWGQDSSSPKCSPHRRELCRQHFRKLCYQDAPGPREALTQLWELCRQWLRPECHTKEQILDLLVLEQFLSILPKDLQAWVQAHHPETGEEAVTVLEDLERELDEPGKQVPGNSERQDILMDKLAPLGRPYESLTVQLHPKKTQLEQEAGKPQRNGDKTRTKNEELFQKEDMPKDKEFLGEINDRLNKDTPQHPKSKDIMENEGRSEWQQRERRRYKCDECGKSFSHSSDLSKHRRTHTGEKPYKCDECGKAFIQRSHLIGHHRVHTGVKPYKCKECGKDFSGRTGLIQHQRIHTGEKPYECDECGRPFRVSSALIRHQRIHTANKLY; the protein is encoded by the exons ATGACCACAGCCCTGGAACCTGAGGAACGAAAAGGACTTCCGATAATTAAGGCAGAAGACCATTACTGGGGACAGGATTCCAGCTCACCAAAGTGCAGTCCTCACAGGAGGGAACTCTGTAGAcagcacttcaggaagctctGCTATCAGGATGCACCTGGACCCCGTGAAGCTCTTACCCAGCTGTGGGAGCTCTGCCGTCAGTGGTTGAGGCCAGAATGCCACACCAAGGAGCAGATTTTAGACCTGCTGGTGCTAGAACAGTTCCTGAGCATTCTTCCTAAAGACCTGCAAGCATGGGTGCAGGCACACCATCCAGAGACTGGAGAGGAGGCAGTGACTGTGCTGGAGGATCTGGAGAGAGAGCTTGATGAACCTGGAAAGCAG GTCCCAGGCAATTCAGAGAGACAGGACATACTCATGGACAAGTTGGCCCCCTTGGGAAGGCCATATGAATCACTGACTGTCCAGCTTCATCCCAAGAAGACCCAACTGGAGCAGGAAGCTGGGAAACCACAAAGGAATG GTGATAAAACTAGGACTAAGAATGAAGAGTTGTTCCAGAAGGAAGATATGCCCAAAGACAAGGAATTCCTTGGGGAGATAAATGACAGACTgaacaaagatactcctcagcATCCTAAGTCCAAAGATATTATGGAAAATGAGGGCAGATCAGAATGGCAACAGAGGGAAAGAAGACGATATAAATGTGATGAATGTGGGAAAAGTTTCAGTCATAGCTCAGACCTTAGTAAACACAGgagaactcacactggagagaagccctataAATGTGACGAGTGTGGAAAAGCCTTCATTCAGCGCTCACATCTCATTGGACATCATAGAGTACACACTGGAGtaaaaccctataaatgtaaagaatgtgggaaagaTTTCAGTGGGCGCACAGGTCTTATTCAACATCAGAGAATCCACACAGgtgaaaaaccctatgaatgtgaTGAGTGTGGAAGACCTTTCCGAGTAAGTTCAGCTCTTATTAGACATCAAAGAATTCATACAGCAAATAAACTCTACTAA
- the LOC103883559 gene encoding uncharacterized protein LOC103883559 isoform X7, whose product MLVPGHPGGSHRSAVGLLCEKGPAAASLVQIRCQTVFLRIHPNRSLTSPCGSPGPPSRPEPKCLGSWERPAPFFSSLSTSSHFRLLTVPKQPTKTLRELGPGPEAENGRKKRSGRTIKENPFFDCFKFFEILLRPLTI is encoded by the exons ATGCTGGTCCCCGGGCATCCCGGAGGTTCCCACAGGTCTGCAGTGGGCCTACTTTGCGAAAAGGGCCCAGCTGCGGCGAGCCTCGTTCAAATCAGATGCCAGACAGTGTTTCTTCGGATCCATCCAAATAGGTCCCTAACTTCTCCTTGTGGGAGCCCTGGGCCTCCTTCCAGGCCGGAACCCAAGTGTTTAGGCAGctgggaaagaccggccccctTTTTCAGTTCTCTCTCGACCTCTAGCCACTTCCGGTTGCTAACGGTTCCCAAGCAGCCCACGAAAACGCTACGTGAGCTGGGCCCTGGGCCAGAGGCAGAAAACGGACGGAAGAAAAGGTCTGGCCG GACCATTAAAGAAAATCCTTTCTTTGACTGTTtcaaattctttgaaatattgCTCAG gcctctgacAATATGA
- the LOC103883559 gene encoding uncharacterized protein LOC103883559 isoform X8: MLVPGHPGGSHRSAVGLLCEKGPAAASLVQIRCQTVFLRIHPNRSLTSPCGSPGPPSRPEPKCLGSWERPAPFFSSLSTSSHFRLLTVPKQPTKTLRELGPGPEAENGRKKRSGRDGSHSVTQTGVQ, translated from the exons ATGCTGGTCCCCGGGCATCCCGGAGGTTCCCACAGGTCTGCAGTGGGCCTACTTTGCGAAAAGGGCCCAGCTGCGGCGAGCCTCGTTCAAATCAGATGCCAGACAGTGTTTCTTCGGATCCATCCAAATAGGTCCCTAACTTCTCCTTGTGGGAGCCCTGGGCCTCCTTCCAGGCCGGAACCCAAGTGTTTAGGCAGctgggaaagaccggccccctTTTTCAGTTCTCTCTCGACCTCTAGCCACTTCCGGTTGCTAACGGTTCCCAAGCAGCCCACGAAAACGCTACGTGAGCTGGGCCCTGGGCCAGAGGCAGAAAACGGACGGAAGAAAAGGTCTGGCCG tgatgggtctcattctgtcacccagactggagtgcagtga
- the LOC103883559 gene encoding uncharacterized protein LOC103883559 isoform X4, whose protein sequence is MLVPGHPGGSHRSAVGLLCEKGPAAASLVQIRCQTVFLRIHPNRSLTSPCGSPGPPSRPEPKCLGSWERPAPFFSSLSTSSHFRLLTVPKQPTKTLRELGPGPEAENGRKKRSGRTIKENPFFDCFKFFEILLSDGSHSVTQTGVQ, encoded by the exons ATGCTGGTCCCCGGGCATCCCGGAGGTTCCCACAGGTCTGCAGTGGGCCTACTTTGCGAAAAGGGCCCAGCTGCGGCGAGCCTCGTTCAAATCAGATGCCAGACAGTGTTTCTTCGGATCCATCCAAATAGGTCCCTAACTTCTCCTTGTGGGAGCCCTGGGCCTCCTTCCAGGCCGGAACCCAAGTGTTTAGGCAGctgggaaagaccggccccctTTTTCAGTTCTCTCTCGACCTCTAGCCACTTCCGGTTGCTAACGGTTCCCAAGCAGCCCACGAAAACGCTACGTGAGCTGGGCCCTGGGCCAGAGGCAGAAAACGGACGGAAGAAAAGGTCTGGCCG GACCATTAAAGAAAATCCTTTCTTTGACTGTTtcaaattctttgaaatattgCTCAG tgatgggtctcattctgtcacccagactggagtgcagtga